In the genome of Synechococcus sp. CB0101, the window GAGCAATTCACCGGGCTGGCCCTCGAGCAGGGCGGTGTTGAGGGCGATGCGACCACGGCCGGGATCGAGCTCAGTGATCAACGCCTTCACCCGATCACCCTGGCCGAACACCTCGCGCAGATCGCGCATCTGACCGCCGGTGATCACGGATTGGTGCAGCAGGCCGCTGATGCCGCCCAGATCCACAAACAAGCCATAGGGCTTCACCGACACCACCTGGCCTTCCACCAGCTGGCCCACCTCCAGGTTCTGGAAGATGGCGGCGGTGGCCGCTTTCTTCTCGGAGAGCACCAGCTTGCGGGTCTCGGGGTTGACCTCCAGGAAGGCCACACCGAGGGTTTTGCCCACCAGGGCTTCATGGTTCTCACCCTCCTGCAGCTGGGAGCGGGGAATGAAGCCCCGCAGCCCTTCCACATCGGCGGTCACACCGCCGCGGTTGAAGCCATTCACCTTCACCTGCAGCACCTTGCCCTCCTTCTCCAGGGCGCGCACCTTCTCCCAGCTTTGGCGCAGGGCCAGGGCGCGGGCGCTCACGGTCACCATGCCGTCGGCGTTCTGCTCGCGGGTGACCAGCACTTCCACCTCAGTACCACGGGGGAAACGCTCCTTGAGGTTGGTGATCACCCCGAGGCCACATTCCTTCTTGGGCATGAAACCGGGGGCCTTGCCACCGATATCCACATACACGCCATCGCTCTCGAGGCCCACCACGGTGCCCACCGCCACTTCACCGGTGGTGCCCACGAACTCCTGCTCATCGAGGGCCGCCAGGAAGGCATCCGCATCGAAATCGAAATCGTCCACAGTGCGGGCCGGCACCGCAGCGGCGCGTTCGGGCTGAGGCGGGGCCATGCGGGCGCTGCCGGAACCACCGGAGCCACCACGACCGCCACGGCCGGCACGCTTGTCGTCGGGGCCGAGCAGATCCGCCATGGTGAGGCCCTCGAAGCCACTCATGTCGAACAACTCGTCGTCGCCATCGGAGCTGCGGCTCGGGGCGGCGGGTGCGCTGGGGCGCTGCGGGGCTACGGGAGCTTCACCGCGGGAGGCGCGCACGGCGTTTTCCAGTTCGGCGGCGCGCTGGGCAGCAGCTTCAGCGGCGGCACGGGCTTCAGCGGCCTCGCGCTCGAGCTTCAGCTGCTCTTCCTTTTTATTGATTTGCAGCACTTGAGGCGGCTTGCGCACCGGGGCTGCCCCACCCGCCGGGGGTCGCGGGGAGGCAGGAGGCACGGGTCGCGGCGACTGAACTTGCTTGGCCGAAGGCTGGGAGGGCTGCTGGTTGCCAGGACCGGCCATGAAACAAGCACAGATGCACAGCGCCACACTGTAGTGAGGCCCCTTCAGCCCAATTGCCAGCCCATGGAGCGCACCTGCCGATCCGGCACCCGACGGCTGGAGCAACTGGCCTGGCCGCAACTCGTGCAGGCGGCATCCCAGCCCGGCAGCACCGTGGTGTGGCCCTTCGGCGCCTTCGAGCAACACGGCCCCCAGCTGCCTCTGGGCACCGATGCCCTGTTTGCGGATCGGCTGCTGGATCGGGTGCTCGAGGGGCTGCCCGAAGCCCTGCCGATCTGGCGGCTACCGGTGCAAAACCTCGGCTTCTCCCCAGAACACCTGGGGTTCCAGGGCACCCTGAGCTTGCCGGCGGAGTTGTTGATCCGTCAGATCGAGGTGATTGGGGCGCAGCTGGCCGATGCCGGGTTCCAGCGACTGGTGCTGTTCAACGGCCACGGCGGCCAGATCGCCCTACTGCAGGTGGGAGCCCGCCAGCTGCGGGCCCAGCGGCCGGAGCTGGCTGTGCTGCCCTGCTTTCTCTGGAGTGGTCCCGATGGCATCGGCGAGCTGCTGGAGGAGCCGGAACGCAGCCAGGGGCTGCACGCCGGCCTGGCCGAAACCAGCCTGATGCTGCAGCTCGCGCCGGAGCTAGTGGGACCTGAACGCCCTGTGGATGGGTTGCTGAGCGAAGCGCCGCCGCCGGGCTGGAGCTTGGAGGGAGCGGTGCCTGAGGCCTGGCTCACCACGGATCTCTCCCGCACCGGCGTGGTGGGCGACAGCCGCGGCGCCTCAGCCGAGCTAGGGGCGGCCCTGGAGGAGCGACTGGTGGCCGGCTGGCGAGGGCTGCTGGAGGCCCTGCTGGGCAGCTCCTGGCCCCCGGGATCAGCCCACGGGGCTGGAACGCAGCCTTGATGGGGCGGATCCCCGGTGCTCAAAAGCTTTCATAAGCCCAACTACACCCGCAGGAGATGGTTACAGTCGACTCCATTGCGATGTGGATCAGGTAGCCATGGCGACCCTTGAAGCCCCGGAACTCGGCACCGAAACCTGCAACCTGCCCGACTTCACCACCGAGACCTACAAGGACGCTTACAGCCGCATCAACGCGATCGTGATCGAGGGCGAGCAGGAAGCCCACGACAACTACATCGCCATCGGCACGCTGCTGCCTGATCAGGCCGAAGAGCTCACCAAGCTGGCGCGCATGGAGCTCAAGCACATGAAGGGCTTCACCGCATGTGCCAACAACCTTGGTGTGACCGCCGACATGGCCTTTGCCAAGGAGTTCTTTGCGCCGCTGCACAACAACTTCACCACCGCCCTCGAGGCAGGCAAGGTGCCCACTTGCCTGCTGATCCAGGCGCTGCTGATTGAGGCCTTCGCCATCTCGGCGTATCACATCTATATCCCTGTCGCCGACCCCTTCGCCCGCAAGATCACCGAGGGCGTGGTGAAGGATGAGTACACCCACCTCAACTACGGCCAAGAGTGGCTGAAGGCCAATCTCGAGAGCTGCCGCGAAGAGCTGGAGCAGGCTAACCGCGACAACCTGCCCCTGATCCGCCGCATGCTCGATCAAGTGGCCGCCGATGCCGCCGTGCTGCACATGGATAAAGAAGACCTGATCGAAGACTTTTTGATCGCTTACCAGGAAGCCCTCACCGAGATCGGCTTCAGCACCCGCGAGATCGCTCGCATGGCCGCCGCCGCCCTGGTGGGCTGAGCTCAACCAGCCCCCAACCGGCGTTGCCCTTTAATCGGGTCACTTCAAGGCCGGTGTGTCACCAGGAGCATCTGCACGCATGTTTGGTCTGATCGGTCACTCCAGCAGCTTCGCCCAGGCCCAGGAAAAGGCCCGCGAACTGGGACTCGAGGAGATGGCCGAAGCCGACATGCTCGCCTGGTGCTCCGCCCCGCCTCAGCTGCTGGAAACCTTTGAGGTGACCAGCCGCACCGGCAAAACGATCGAAGGCACCTACATCGACTCCTGCTTTGTGCCAGAGATGCTGAGCCGTTTCAAAACGGCCACCCGCAAGGTGCAGAACGCCATGGAGATGGCCCAGAAGCAGGGCATCAACGTGACGGCCCTCGGCGGCTTCACCTCGATCATTTTTGAGAACTACGACCTCTCGAAGTTCCAGCAGATCCGCAACACCACCCTCGAGTGGCAGCGCTTCACCACCGGCAATACCCACACCGCCTGGGTGATCTGCCAACAGGTGGAACGCAATGCACCGCTGCTGGGCATTGATCTGAGCAAGGCCAAGGTGGCTGTGGTGGGCGCCACCGGCGACATCGGCAGCGCCGTGTGCCGCTGGCTCAGCCAGAAAACGGGTGTGGGTGAGTTGCTGCTCGTGGCGCGCCAGCAGCAGCGCCTGCAAGACCTTCAAACCTCGCTCGGCGGCGGCACGATCCTCAGCCTCGAGGAAGCCCTACCCCAAGCTGATGTGGTGGTTTGGGTGGCCAGCCTGCCCCAGACCCTCACGATCGATCACGCCAGCCTGCGCAAGCCCTGCTTGATGATCGACGGCGGCTACCCGAAGAATCTCGACGCCAAGGTGGCCGGCGATGGGGTGCACGTGCTGAAGGGCGGCATTGTGGAGTTCTGGCAGGACATCGGCTGGCAGATGATGGAGGTGGCCGAAATGGACAACCCGAAGCGCCAGCTGTTCGCTTGCTTTGCCGAGGCAATGCTGCTGGAATTTGAGGGAATCCACACCAACTTCAGCTGGGGGCGCAACAACATCTCGCTGGCCAACATGGAATTGATCGGCGATGCCTCGCTGCGTCATGGATTCCAGGCCATCGGACTCAACGCTGCCCAACTGAGCCGGGCAGCCCAGGGCGGAGTGGAGCTGGCGGCTGCCTGAGCCACCCGATCCGCCTCCCCACACGTCCAGCCCAGCCCAGCCCTTCTCCTGCTGCCATGGCCCGCCGTCCGCTGCTTGATTTCGAGAAACCTCTGGTGGAGCTGGAGGAGCAGATCGAGCAGATCCGCCAGCTGGCCAAGGATTCCGAGGTGGATGTGAGCCAGCAGCTGCTGCAGCTGGAAACCCTGGCCGCCCGCCGGCGCGAGGAGATCTTCACCAACCTCAGCCCGGCCCAGAAGATCCAGGTGGCGCGCCACCCCCAGCGCCCCAGCACCCTCGACTACATCCAGGTGGTCACCGATGAATTCATCGAGCTGCACGGCGACCGCCGCGGCAACGATGACCAGGCCCTGGTGGGCGGTGTGGGCCGCATCGGCGATCAAGGCGTGGTGCTGCTGGGCCACCAGAAGGGACGCGACACCAAGGAGAACGTGGCGCGCAACTTCGGCATGGCCTCCCCCGGCGGCTACCGCAAGGCGATGCGCCTGATGGAGCACGCCGATCGGTTCCGCCTGCCGATCTTCTCCTTCATCGACACCCCCGGCGCCTACGCCGGACTCACCGCTGAAGAGCAGGGCCAGGGCGAAGCCATTGCCGTGAACCTGCGCGAGATGTTCCGACTGCGGGTGCCGATCGTGGCCACCGTGATCGGCGAGGGCGGCTCCGGCGGCGCCCTGGGCATCGGCGTGGCTGATCGCCTGCTGATGTTCCAGCACAGCGTTTACACAGTGGCCAGCCCCGAGGCCTGTGCTTCGATCCTCTGGCGCGACGCCGGCAAGGCCCCCGTGGCCGCCGAGGCCCTGAAGATCACGGCGCCGGATCTGCTCAAGCTGGGGCTGATCGACGACATCATTGCCGAGCCATCCGGTGGCAACCACTGGGCACCGCGCCAGGCCGCGGAAACCCTCAAGGCTGCGCTGCTGCGTCACCTGGGCGAGCTCCAGACCCTGAGCGAAACCGAGCTCACCAACCAGCGCTACGCCAAGTTCCGGGCCATGGGGCGCTTCCTTGAGGCCGGGCAGCAAGACGCCAGCCTGAGCTCTTAAGGTTTCCTTTCGTTTCGTGGACGGCCGCTCGGTGGTCCAGCCCGTGTGACCGCCACCACCGCCGCCACAACGTCACCCCCCACCGCCTTGATCACTGGTGCCTCCCGCGGCATCGGTGCAGCGGCGGCGCGGGCCTTTGCCCAGGCGGGCTATCAGCTGCTGCTGGTGGCACGCTCCAGTGATGCCCTCGAAGCGCTGGCCCGCGAGCTGCGCAGCCATGGCCAGCAGGTGGAAACCCTGGCCCTCGATCTGGCCGATGCCCAGGCCATTGCCCCCGGCCTCGCAGAACTGCTCAGCCGCGGTCTGACACCCAACGTGCTGATCAACAACGCCGGCGCGGCCTACACGGGCAACCTGACGGAGATGACGCTCGAGCGCTGGCAATGGCTGCTGCAGCTCAATGTGACCAGCGTGTTTCAGGTGTGCCAGGCGGTCGTGCCGGCCCTGCGTCAGCAGCAGGGTCTGATCATCAATGTGAGCAGCCACGCAGCCCGCAACGCCTTTCCCGAATGGGGGGCGTATTGCACCAGCAAAGCGGCGTTGGCGTCGTTCAGCCGCTGCCTGGCCGAAGAGGAGCGCCAGCACGGCATCCGCGTTTCCACGCTCACGCTCGGTGCGGTTAATACGCCCCTTTGGGACAGCGAAACGGTCCACAGTTCCTTTGACCGCCGTGCCATGCTTGCCCCAGAACGCGTGGCCGAGGCGCTGTTGTCTCTGGCCCAGCAACCTTCCTCCCAAGTCGCGGAGGACATCACCCTCATGCCCGCCGCTGGCGTTCTCTGATTCGCTGCGCGGGACCTATCCATGACTTCTACTCTTCCTTCAAGCGTTTCCGGCCAGCTGGCTCCCGTGAGCCGCCGCATTCGCGATCGTCTTGAAGCCGCTGGCGTGCCGTATCTCGCCAACGACAACATTGCTGAGCATCTTCAAGAGGGTGAACTCAACCAGCTCGAGATCGAAGTAGCCGGAAAGGTTCGCGAGCTGCTGCGCAGCTTGGTGATCGATATCGATAACGATCACAACACCGAGGAAACTGCCGAGCGCGTGGCTCGCATGTACCTCCACGAAGTGTTCAAGGGTCGCTATCACCAGCAACCCAAGATCGCCAGCTTCCCCAATGTGAAGAAGCTGGATGAGATTTACACCGTGGGGCCAATCACGGTGCGTTCAGCCTGCTCCCATCACCTGGTGCCCATTTTGGGCAACTGCTGGATCGGCATCAAGCCTGGCGATCGCGTGATCGGCCTCTCCAAGTTTTCCCGCGTGGCGGACTGGGTGTTCTCCCGTCCCCACATCCAGGAAGAAGCGGTGATGATCCTGGCGGATGAAATTGAGCGCCTATGTGAACCCCAGGGTCTAGCGATTCTGGTGAAAGCGCAGCACTACTGCATGAAGTGGCGTGGCGTGAAAGAGCCCCAAACCAGCATGGTGAACTCGGTGGTGCGCGGTGACTTCCGCCACGATCCGAGCCTCAAGGCTGAGTTCTTTGAGTTGGTGAAGCAACAGGAATCGCTGCTGCTGCACTGAGTCGCACGCACGTTGATCTAGAGGGGTTGCCTTGGTGGTGCACATCACCACCGAGACAACCCTTTTTGCTGCGAAGCCCTCAGGGCTGAATGGGCCCCAGAGGTTGGGAGGCAACCCGCTTCACGGTGCCGTTCTCATTCACAACAGCCACCACCATCACGTTTTGGCCGATGTCCACCGGGGCAGGCACATAGGTGGTGCCATTGGCCCCTTCAATCAACACCCAGCTGCGCTGCCCAGGCTTGATGCGATACCAGTGGTAGTTGGCGGTGGGTAGCGCTGCTTGAGCATCCGCCACGGCGGTGGCGGTCAGAACCGCCCCCACAGCAGCATCGCCCTGCAGCACCAGCTGCTTCAGGCCATTGATGCGCTGTTGCACCACCCCCTCGAGCTGGATGTCGGTGGAGATCTGCTGCTGCATCTGCTGGATCTGCAGCTGGGGGCTTTCATCCACGCCGGGCACGCACTGCAGCGTGGCGCCCACCAGGCGGCAGCCCACCAGATCCTGGGCCTGCAGCGGCGACGCCAGCGCGGCTGCCAGTGCAGCCACCGGTAGGGCCAGCGGCAGCAGGCGGCGGGCCGTGGAGCGCATCAGGGCCATGGGGCGGATTCAGCTGCGGCGATCCTGGCGGAAGGCGGCCACGGCCGTCACAAGCTGGGCCACCCGATCCAGATTTTTGTCGCCGGGCGCACGCTCCACACCGCTGGAGGCATCCACCCCCACCGGCGGATGGGTCCCCAGCGCCTGCAGAGCGCTGGGGAGGGTTTCGGGGGTGATCCCACCCGCCAACCACCAGGGCAGCGAGGGCTGGAACCCCGCCAGCCATTCGATCGGAATGCGGTGGCCGGTGCCGCCGAGCTGATCGGGCACCCAGGCATCGAGCAACAGGGCATCCACGACAGGGGCATAGGCCTCCGCCCGCTCCAGATCCTGCTGGCTGCGAATCCGCAACGCTTTCCAGACCATGAGCTCCGGCCCCAAACGCTGCCGCAACTCGGCGCAGCGCTCGGGTGATTCGCCGCCATGCAGCTGCAGCACCTGATGACCCGCATCAGGCCCCAGGTGAGGCAGATCCGTCTCAACAGGATCCGCCACCACCAGCACCCCCAGGCAACCGGGCCGGGCCGCACTCACGGCGTGAAAGAGGGCGGGGCGCTGCTCCGGCGCCAGCCAGCGCGGCGATTGGGACACCGCGATCACACCGATGGCATCGGCACCAAGGGCGGCCACCGCTGCGGCCTGCTCCGGGCTGCGCAGACCGCACACCTTCAGCCAGGGCTGCGCGGCAGAGGGGGTCAACATCACAAACGGCCGCAGCAGCCTGGCCTTTCTAGGATCGAGCCATTGGGAAGCACCGTGTGGGCGAGGGCTGGCAGCTGCTGAAGATCCGCGGCATTCCCCTGCGCATCCATCCCAGCTGGTTTGTGATCCTGGGGTTGGCCACTGTGGCCTTCCAACAGCAATACAGCCAGCAGCTGAGCGGAAGCGGCAGCAGCCTCGCGCTCTGGGGGCTGGGGCTCCTCACGGCCGTGCTGCTGTTTGTGTCGGTGCTACTGCACGAGCTGGGCCATTCGTTGGTGGCGCTGCAGCAGGGCGTGCAGGTGCGCAGCATCACCCTGTTTTTGCTCGGGGGCGTGGCCAGCGTGGAGCGGGAATGCCCCACCGCGATCGGCTCCCTGCTGGTGGCCGCCGCCGGACCGCTGGTGAGCCTGGTGCTGGCGGCGGTGCTGCTGGCCAGCGGCCACAGCGTTGCCCATGCTTCACCGCTGCTGGGGGCAATGGTGAACGAACTGGGCGGCCTCAACCTGGTGCTCGCCCTGTTCAATCTGCTGCCAGGCCTGCCCCTCGATGGCGGCCTGATCCTCAAGGCGCTGGTGTGGCAGTTCAGCGGTAGCCAGCGCAAAGGCACCCAGGCGGCCACCGCCACGGGCCGCTTCCTCTCGCTGCTGGCGATCGGCCTGGGCGTGGTGTTGCTGCTG includes:
- the folE gene encoding GTP cyclohydrolase I — its product is MTSTLPSSVSGQLAPVSRRIRDRLEAAGVPYLANDNIAEHLQEGELNQLEIEVAGKVRELLRSLVIDIDNDHNTEETAERVARMYLHEVFKGRYHQQPKIASFPNVKKLDEIYTVGPITVRSACSHHLVPILGNCWIGIKPGDRVIGLSKFSRVADWVFSRPHIQEEAVMILADEIERLCEPQGLAILVKAQHYCMKWRGVKEPQTSMVNSVVRGDFRHDPSLKAEFFELVKQQESLLLH
- a CDS encoding aldehyde oxygenase (deformylating) is translated as MATLEAPELGTETCNLPDFTTETYKDAYSRINAIVIEGEQEAHDNYIAIGTLLPDQAEELTKLARMELKHMKGFTACANNLGVTADMAFAKEFFAPLHNNFTTALEAGKVPTCLLIQALLIEAFAISAYHIYIPVADPFARKITEGVVKDEYTHLNYGQEWLKANLESCREELEQANRDNLPLIRRMLDQVAADAAVLHMDKEDLIEDFLIAYQEALTEIGFSTREIARMAAAALVG
- a CDS encoding long-chain acyl-[acyl-carrier-protein] reductase gives rise to the protein MFGLIGHSSSFAQAQEKARELGLEEMAEADMLAWCSAPPQLLETFEVTSRTGKTIEGTYIDSCFVPEMLSRFKTATRKVQNAMEMAQKQGINVTALGGFTSIIFENYDLSKFQQIRNTTLEWQRFTTGNTHTAWVICQQVERNAPLLGIDLSKAKVAVVGATGDIGSAVCRWLSQKTGVGELLLVARQQQRLQDLQTSLGGGTILSLEEALPQADVVVWVASLPQTLTIDHASLRKPCLMIDGGYPKNLDAKVAGDGVHVLKGGIVEFWQDIGWQMMEVAEMDNPKRQLFACFAEAMLLEFEGIHTNFSWGRNNISLANMELIGDASLRHGFQAIGLNAAQLSRAAQGGVELAAA
- a CDS encoding phosphoribosylanthranilate isomerase; its protein translation is MLTPSAAQPWLKVCGLRSPEQAAAVAALGADAIGVIAVSQSPRWLAPEQRPALFHAVSAARPGCLGVLVVADPVETDLPHLGPDAGHQVLQLHGGESPERCAELRQRLGPELMVWKALRIRSQQDLERAEAYAPVVDALLLDAWVPDQLGGTGHRIPIEWLAGFQPSLPWWLAGGITPETLPSALQALGTHPPVGVDASSGVERAPGDKNLDRVAQLVTAVAAFRQDRRS
- a CDS encoding creatininase family protein, which produces MERTCRSGTRRLEQLAWPQLVQAASQPGSTVVWPFGAFEQHGPQLPLGTDALFADRLLDRVLEGLPEALPIWRLPVQNLGFSPEHLGFQGTLSLPAELLIRQIEVIGAQLADAGFQRLVLFNGHGGQIALLQVGARQLRAQRPELAVLPCFLWSGPDGIGELLEEPERSQGLHAGLAETSLMLQLAPELVGPERPVDGLLSEAPPPGWSLEGAVPEAWLTTDLSRTGVVGDSRGASAELGAALEERLVAGWRGLLEALLGSSWPPGSAHGAGTQP
- a CDS encoding acetyl-CoA carboxylase carboxyltransferase subunit alpha, with the translated sequence MARRPLLDFEKPLVELEEQIEQIRQLAKDSEVDVSQQLLQLETLAARRREEIFTNLSPAQKIQVARHPQRPSTLDYIQVVTDEFIELHGDRRGNDDQALVGGVGRIGDQGVVLLGHQKGRDTKENVARNFGMASPGGYRKAMRLMEHADRFRLPIFSFIDTPGAYAGLTAEEQGQGEAIAVNLREMFRLRVPIVATVIGEGGSGGALGIGVADRLLMFQHSVYTVASPEACASILWRDAGKAPVAAEALKITAPDLLKLGLIDDIIAEPSGGNHWAPRQAAETLKAALLRHLGELQTLSETELTNQRYAKFRAMGRFLEAGQQDASLSS
- a CDS encoding site-2 protease family protein, which gives rise to MGEGWQLLKIRGIPLRIHPSWFVILGLATVAFQQQYSQQLSGSGSSLALWGLGLLTAVLLFVSVLLHELGHSLVALQQGVQVRSITLFLLGGVASVERECPTAIGSLLVAAAGPLVSLVLAAVLLASGHSVAHASPLLGAMVNELGGLNLVLALFNLLPGLPLDGGLILKALVWQFSGSQRKGTQAATATGRFLSLLAIGLGVVLLLRGASVGGLWLMLLGWFGLGAARNQSQLLALQGVLRQLKVKDAAQRRFRVLEADSTLKQLSRLRQGDGPGLADWLLVTRQGRWQGFISDAPLQQLPVQRWEQEQVGDHLQPLDQLPQISAEAPLWQAVLRLDQPDTPRLLVLGPAGLPSGTLERPELAERVLEKLGVRLPQPILDAARRQGVYPLGMGLAPVARSIEASGEG
- a CDS encoding SDR family oxidoreductase; translated protein: MTATTAATTSPPTALITGASRGIGAAAARAFAQAGYQLLLVARSSDALEALARELRSHGQQVETLALDLADAQAIAPGLAELLSRGLTPNVLINNAGAAYTGNLTEMTLERWQWLLQLNVTSVFQVCQAVVPALRQQQGLIINVSSHAARNAFPEWGAYCTSKAALASFSRCLAEEERQHGIRVSTLTLGAVNTPLWDSETVHSSFDRRAMLAPERVAEALLSLAQQPSSQVAEDITLMPAAGVL
- a CDS encoding S1 RNA-binding domain-containing protein — encoded protein: MAGPGNQQPSQPSAKQVQSPRPVPPASPRPPAGGAAPVRKPPQVLQINKKEEQLKLEREAAEARAAAEAAAQRAAELENAVRASRGEAPVAPQRPSAPAAPSRSSDGDDELFDMSGFEGLTMADLLGPDDKRAGRGGRGGSGGSGSARMAPPQPERAAAVPARTVDDFDFDADAFLAALDEQEFVGTTGEVAVGTVVGLESDGVYVDIGGKAPGFMPKKECGLGVITNLKERFPRGTEVEVLVTREQNADGMVTVSARALALRQSWEKVRALEKEGKVLQVKVNGFNRGGVTADVEGLRGFIPRSQLQEGENHEALVGKTLGVAFLEVNPETRKLVLSEKKAATAAIFQNLEVGQLVEGQVVSVKPYGLFVDLGGISGLLHQSVITGGQMRDLREVFGQGDRVKALITELDPGRGRIALNTALLEGQPGELLIDRDKVMAEAADRANRARSVLRQQEQSAG